The Chamaesiphon minutus PCC 6605 DNA window CGTCGCCAAAGGCATCAGGCGCTGGTTTGGGTTCGGGAATTTGGATCAGTTCGATGCGTCCGCTGAGTCCTTCCATCCAGCAAGCCAGAGTGTAGCCAGTCGTGAATCGATCGCTAATTGTAAATCCTAGACATTCATAAAAAGCGATCGATCGATGAATATCTGCTGTGCGAATCGAAATATGGTGCAGCATGAATTAGAGGTTAGGAGTTAGGCTTTAAGCTTCAAGGACATTCACGCTCGGGCAAGACATTTGCCCTTATGTCCCAAACAAAGGTCAAAGAGTAAAATCAGCGATTCCAGTTCTGAAAGGCTACGCCAACGAACATCAACAGCAGGCGAACAGAGATTCGGATTGCCCCTAGAGACACCAAGCACGCTCGTGTAGACCGAATCACCTGAGTCTAGACCGTGGCATCAGTCATACAAAGACAGTAGCAAAGGTCGCCAGATCGTTGCCCACCCTTGGGGGTAAGAACAGCGCGATCGGGTAAACCTACCTCTACCAGAATAGTTTATCGCCACTAATTGCGGTTGCAACAGCCCAGCATCCAGAAATTAGATCTGAGTTTTAACCCAAGAGTTAGATATACGCGGCCTTAGCTCAAGACTGTATTTACTGGTTGGAAAACTTACTACCCAAATCTTGGCAAAATCGTCATCTACTCGATCTGATACATATTGCCATTTGACACCGATCGAATCTTCAAGTTAATATCAAAATATGGGTATATTGCCCAAATCTTATTACTTAACAAAATTTTTACCTATTAACGACTGCGGCTGCTGAAAACCCAGTCAACCTATACAAAGAAAATTGCCAAAACCCGAAGTGGGGTTGGCGACAGGTTTTTATGCAGCAGCCCAAGAATACTCATAGACTCCTCCGTGCATTAGCTAAGCAAGGATTGGATGTCAGCTACGGCAACAATATTTATACAGTACGCCTCAACGACCCTCGGGCTGGAGAACAGAGCCAACGACAGGACGCACCAATCGCCGAAGTTCTGCTACCGCCAGATTTCCCGATCGAAGGTAAAGCCTTTCAACAACTCGCGCGACTGACTATGCTCTCCCATCCTGGCGGGGGTAGTGTCACTCGTGCCTTTGCGACTCCCGATTTCCATCCCGGCGATACAGGAGTTGCGATCGGTTCGGTAATTCAAACCGAGGGCATAGTAGTCCCCGCAGCCGTTGGCAGCGACATCAACTGCGGTATCCGGCTGCATACGCTCGATCTGAGCCTTGCCGATTTTCTCGCCCAGCGAGATAAATTTGTGGCAAAGATGAAAGGAGATTATCTGCTCGGTACTCGCGATGTCACCATGACAGCAGCCGCTAGTCGCGGCATGTTTGATGATGGCATCCCTGGCTGGCTGGAGCAGATGGCCAAACAACCGATGGGAAGTGTGGCTAAATCGGATTTCGCACAACTGTGGCAAGAAATCGATCGCGTCCAATTTCTCGGCTCGATGGCTGGAAATGCCCGCTGGGCACCGAGCGAACTCATACCAGCAGCGGGACTAGTGCGCGATGGCGACTTGGGTACGATTGGCGGCGGCAATCACTTCGTAGAAATTCAAGAAGTCATCGAGATCCGCAATCCGCGCCTTGCCTATAAATCCAACATCAAAGTCGGACAACTTGCGATTGCGATTCACTCCGGTTCGCGAACTGTAGGTAAATATATCGGTGGGATGTGGCGCGATCGAGCTAAAGCCGCTTGGCTCAAGGGTTGCCCTTTTCCTCAATCCGATCTGTTTTCCCTGTCTACCACCACCAATCCAGATTTAGTCGCCGAATATCTCGAAGCCGAAGCCACAGCGGCTAATTATGCGTTTGTCAATCGCCTAATTCTGGCCGAATTAATGCGACTGCGATTACGGGAAGTCTATGGCGATATTGCCGCGCCACTGGTGTGCGATCTCCCCCACAATCTGACTTTTCCGAATGGTAATGGTTGGATCGTGCGGAAAGGTGCCTGTGCCGCAGCCGCAGGGCAATTACTGATGACACCCGGTTCGATGGGTACGCCTTCCTATTTATTATCGGGCTTGGGCAACGATCGCTATCTTAATTCAGCGGCACACGGTGCGGGTCGATCGATTTCCCGATTTGAACTTACCCGTGCAGGTGCTAACTACACCGAGTCAGATTTAGGTTTGACGACAGTAGATTGCATCACGCTACGAGCCGAACGCCGCATTGAAGAAGCTCCAGCCGCTTACAAGTCGATCGATCGTGTCATCGATGCGCAAGTAGCCGCAGGCACTGTCGAAGTGGTGGCCAAAATGCGCCCGATTCTCACCTTTAAAGCTTAAATTAATTGACAATTAAGTTTTGAGATGAGGAGCTAAACCTTTGCTCTGGATTGATTTCAGATCGAGTTTGTGTAAATAAAACAGCCCCGACTTCTGGTAGTCGGGGCTGTTTTGTTGATTGAATCTGTATAGCTACTAAATCTCAACCAGAGGGTTAATTATATAGTAGGCGAGCCGAGGAAATCGAAATTAGCGGCAAGAGCGATATTTGATGTGGTAGACCAAACCGCGATGAGCTAAATCGAAAGAATCTACAGTGGCCGCACCTCTTCCGCGCGCTGTCATCGAGGCATTGACGCGCATATTAGTACTGTCGCCACAGGCCGACCAGACATCAGCTACGGTAGCTAAACTATCGCGGACGTTGTAGTTGTTTTCGCCATTAAAAGTTCGTTGGAATACAGGGCCGCGATTGCCCGCAAAGAAGTATTCTGCCCGCAAAGTACCGCTAGTAGCAGGAGCTACATAGCCGCGATAGTCAGCATCGTATAAAGAAATTTGAAACCCTTGGGGGACTCGGATGGGGATGCTAAGGTTACAGCTCTTGCGGCTTTGGCTGGGATCGTTACCCAAAGCACTAAATTTGTCGAATAAAATACTTAATTCTTGACCGTCAGGGCTGACGCTGACGCTAGCAGACTGGGCAGGGCAACCGCTACCGCCGTAGCTCGCTCCCATAATTTCAACTTTACTCTGGGCAAATACTGGGGAGATCGGTGCGGCAGCAAATGTTGCAATGAGGAGTGCTTTGAGGAATTTCATAATACAGTCCAAAAAAATGAAGATAGTGTGTGGTAAATTAAGTAACGTTATGAAAAAAATATAGAGATTTTATCTCTAGTCGATTCATAACTGGCAATAGATTTTGCTCGTAACAAAATCTCGTCAAAAAGATGAAGATATTAGCCAAAAGGCGTAATCTCCTGCTTTTACGATTAGGTTTAGCGATCGTAAAAGCTTTTCTTTTTACTTGGTATTTGATTAGATGTAGATCTAGTTTCAGAGGTTCCCACTTTCTAAAAAGAATTTTAGAGCTGGGTCGAACTTAGAGCTAATGGGCGGCAGATACAATAGAGAGGTATCAATTCCTGAATCGTTCCTAGCTTTTGTAACAATTGTTGATACTGACAGATATTGAGACCCAATCAAACGAGTTTGACTCAACTCTCTCCGTCGAATCAAGTGGCTCTAAGGTCTGCGAAGCTGGGGTACCGCGCCAAAGGTCTAAAGTCTTATTCAAGGCCGATCGAGCATTTTATGGGAATCTATCGCTTGTCGCTCGGTCTTAGCGGCAGTATGGATCGATCGAGTTTTCAAGTGGGGGTTAGAAACCTGACTTTTCCGAAGAAGTCGGGTTGCTTTTAGAGTATAATGGCCGAGGGCGGTCGCGCGATCGCCCAGTTATATTTAGGACATGAAGGTTGGTTTAAGCTAGTGAAATTAAGCAACCAAAGTTCATAAGTATTCTTATTAGTAATGTTGCTCTCATTTGCAATTGTTACGAAGGGAAATCGGGGTTTAATTTTTAATGACGTTCGTTATTTATATAGCGAGTGTCATTTTTTTGTCAGCCCACAGACTTCAGCCGAAAGCTCTGTTGAGGTCAGGTTTAGCAGCGATGGCTGAGACGTTTATTTACTTACGAGCGCGGCAGAAAATTCAAAAAATCGATCCCTTGTCTCGATCGACAGAAGTTCGCATCGGTGAGCGATGAGGGTAAGTTTGTCACTCGTTAGTCGATCGGCATGTAGTTGACTCGACAAAGCTAGGTATAGTCGCTCTAGGTCGATATCTACAGCATCTTTTGACTCTCTCTACACATTCCAGATCGGAAATGGCCTTGTCGAGCGATCTAGAGTGAAGCTGTCAGGGATCTAAACCACACATTCAATTCTATCTTCTGTCTTGTTTCGCCTTCTACCTTTTCTTGGCCAGTGGGTTAAATGTCGAACAGTCTAGCACTGTGTGCAGACAAACCCATTCTCCCCACCATCTGGCATCTACAGCTACAATAGAGACAGCCCCGCCAGCTACTAGCGAATAGAGCGTTGCGGAGGTTTTTCGGTAGAATTTGTTCGAGTCATTTGGGCACTATAAGCACAGCCTAAAACTAATAATTAGATATGTGGTTAGTCGGAATAATTGTCTGTTTTGGATGGATTTTTTCGCTCTGCCTGCATGAATTTGGGCACGCGATCGTGGCTTATTGGGGTGGTGATACCTCGGTTAAGAGTAAAGGCTATCTAACCTTCAATCCGCTTAAATATACCGACCCTGGTTACAGTTTGGTGCTCCCAGTACTATTTTTACTCATGGGTGGTATCGGGTTACCGGGTGGAGCTGTATACATTAACCAACACAAATTAAGAAATCGCTGGTGGCAAAGTGCTGTCTCTGCGGCAGGGCCGAGTGCTAATATTCTCATCGCGCTATTACTGGCAATCCCGTTAGGAATTTTTAGCGGCGATAATTTACTCAATGTCGATCGCCTCAATTGGGAATTATTTTGGGCCAGTAGTCTAGCTTTTCTGGTTTATTTACAAATTTTTGCGGCGATCTTTAATTTGTTACCGATGCCGGGACTCGATGGCTATGGCATTATCGAACCTTGGTTGCCAGAACATCTTCAAGCTAAATTCAACGGGTATAGGAAGTATAGTACTTTAATAATTATTGGCTTATTTTGGTTCGTTCCGGCGTTCAATTATTTTATTTTCAATTTTGTCAGTTTGGTTACAAGTATATTAAATGTACCAGAATCTTTAGTTAGTAATGGTGCGGCGGTATTTCGAGAACCTATTAATAAAGCGATTGCTTTAGCAATTTTAGTCGGACTGGGCTTGGGTCTAAATACTCCCGAAAATAAAGCGATTCAAACAGGCAAAAAAGCAATCGAACAGCAGCAATATCAAGCAGCCATCCAATCATTCGATCGCGCGATTCAGATTCGACCGGATGGATCTGAAGCTTGGTTGCAAAAAGGTTATTGTCTATGGCAGCTTGAATTATTCGATCGCGCGATCGGGTGTTATCAAAAAGTTATTACAATTGATGAAAATAATGAGTATGCTTACCTCGGATTGGGACTAAATTTATTTAATATTGCAAAATATTCCGAAGCCATCTTCTACTTAGAGAAACTAATTAAATTAGATTCCAAACATAGTGATGCCTATTATTATCTAGGATTAGCTCACCAGCGATCGCAAAATCTAGTATTAGCAGATGAAGCATTGAATAAAGCTCTATCTTTAGCTCCTAAAAGACTAGATATCTTACAGTCCAAAGCCGCTCTAATGCACGAACTAAGAAATTATCAAGTTGCCATAAATACCTATCAAAAAATAGTTGAGATCGAGCCTAGTAATGCGACCGGACATTACGATTTAGCTTGCTGCTATGCTTTACAAGGGCAAAGCGATTTAGCAATTTCTCATCTAAAGTGCGCGCTCAAACTCGAACCAGAGCAGTTTAAAGAGCGCGCTCGTAAAGATTCCGATTTGGACTTGCTGCGCAAAAACTTGATTTTTAAAAATCTTATTGCTTAAGTACAGATAGAGCACTCAATGTACAGATATCCTGCGCAAGTAGCCCGATCTTGGCTCATGCTAGCAACAACTACCCTCTACGCTTTAATACACACAAGGATTTCGCCCGTACTTTGTTTCAATGCTTACTCTCTCTTCTACCATCTGTAACCCTAATAAAGCGAATTAGTACAACCCTCCCCTCAAGGATAGAGGGGAAAGTTTGTTTCTATTTCTAGCTGTAAGTTAATCTCTGGATCGATCGACGAGCCGAGAAATTTGGTTTAAGATCTCCGATCGGCAATTACTCGATCTAACTCTGCTTGCATTTGTTGCTCGATGAGAGTATAACAAGCATCTACATAGTCTCGATCGCTAGCAGCACCACGACCGTAACGATCGAATTCTATGGGTTTACAAATGTGAATATGTACCTGTGTCGGTAGCGGTAT harbors:
- a CDS encoding DUF4360 domain-containing protein, with product MKFLKALLIATFAAAPISPVFAQSKVEIMGASYGGSGCPAQSASVSVSPDGQELSILFDKFSALGNDPSQSRKSCNLSIPIRVPQGFQISLYDADYRGYVAPATSGTLRAEYFFAGNRGPVFQRTFNGENNYNVRDSLATVADVWSACGDSTNMRVNASMTARGRGAATVDSFDLAHRGLVYHIKYRSCR
- a CDS encoding RtcB family protein, with amino-acid sequence MQQPKNTHRLLRALAKQGLDVSYGNNIYTVRLNDPRAGEQSQRQDAPIAEVLLPPDFPIEGKAFQQLARLTMLSHPGGGSVTRAFATPDFHPGDTGVAIGSVIQTEGIVVPAAVGSDINCGIRLHTLDLSLADFLAQRDKFVAKMKGDYLLGTRDVTMTAAASRGMFDDGIPGWLEQMAKQPMGSVAKSDFAQLWQEIDRVQFLGSMAGNARWAPSELIPAAGLVRDGDLGTIGGGNHFVEIQEVIEIRNPRLAYKSNIKVGQLAIAIHSGSRTVGKYIGGMWRDRAKAAWLKGCPFPQSDLFSLSTTTNPDLVAEYLEAEATAANYAFVNRLILAELMRLRLREVYGDIAAPLVCDLPHNLTFPNGNGWIVRKGACAAAAGQLLMTPGSMGTPSYLLSGLGNDRYLNSAAHGAGRSISRFELTRAGANYTESDLGLTTVDCITLRAERRIEEAPAAYKSIDRVIDAQVAAGTVEVVAKMRPILTFKA
- a CDS encoding site-2 protease family protein, giving the protein MWLVGIIVCFGWIFSLCLHEFGHAIVAYWGGDTSVKSKGYLTFNPLKYTDPGYSLVLPVLFLLMGGIGLPGGAVYINQHKLRNRWWQSAVSAAGPSANILIALLLAIPLGIFSGDNLLNVDRLNWELFWASSLAFLVYLQIFAAIFNLLPMPGLDGYGIIEPWLPEHLQAKFNGYRKYSTLIIIGLFWFVPAFNYFIFNFVSLVTSILNVPESLVSNGAAVFREPINKAIALAILVGLGLGLNTPENKAIQTGKKAIEQQQYQAAIQSFDRAIQIRPDGSEAWLQKGYCLWQLELFDRAIGCYQKVITIDENNEYAYLGLGLNLFNIAKYSEAIFYLEKLIKLDSKHSDAYYYLGLAHQRSQNLVLADEALNKALSLAPKRLDILQSKAALMHELRNYQVAINTYQKIVEIEPSNATGHYDLACCYALQGQSDLAISHLKCALKLEPEQFKERARKDSDLDLLRKNLIFKNLIA